One window of the Esox lucius isolate fEsoLuc1 chromosome 8, fEsoLuc1.pri, whole genome shotgun sequence genome contains the following:
- the traf3ip2l gene encoding adapter protein CIKS, giving the protein MVADRMMFPTPCYSTTATDRRVPYLTFENTPEEDDETMSTKDCHREIFTEPDPRPISHPDGFSLPLDDDSSSHPDGFSHRGALEGQQPNRGLLEDSYSPYQPPVGLRAGYSQPTPFPSQADMYSHSTPFPSQTDAFCRPTPFPSQMDPSWIQPSGAWSGPVYPRSLPSCPNPPDYPQYPGESCYSQGKSLSLPGHYSTSSLEQPRSLHSNPPSGGLFHSLPPYYCPPPGAACCAKCPVGGFIMGPAPHHGPQPGPRYHLPYTPPYPDNCSLPAAGYIQSPNPKPKTNPFSAPLSLEQRRVFVTYEADSDKHVNQIIRFVALLRHNGFDTHIDMFEQHFRSISKIDFMERYLSEKEYLIIIIISPKYHETVTASPVSLDNDERTLNTVYIHKQLQNEFIQNGSKNFRFIPILFPGAKKCHVPTWLQNTQVYSWPRDRDDVLRRLMRVEKYNPPPIGELPTIVSIPI; this is encoded by the exons ATGGTGGCTGATAGAATGATGTTCCCCACACCCTGCTACTCAACCACAGCTACAGACAG ACGTGTCCCCTATCTGACCTTTGAGAACACCCCAGAGGAGGACGACGAAACCATGAGCACTAAGGACTGCCACAGGGAAATCTTCACAGAGCCAGACCCAAGGCCCATCTCCCACCCTGATGGCTTCAGCCTCCCCCTGGATGATGACTCCTCCTCCCACCCTGATGGCTTCAGCCACCGGGGGGCTCTGGAGGGGCAGCAGCCCAACAGAGGCCTGTTGGAGGATAGCTATTCTCCGTATCAGCCCCCTGTTGGTCTGCGGGCCGGATACAGCCAGCCCACACCCTTCCCCAGCCAGGCAGACATGTACAGCCACTCCACTCCGTTCCCCAGCCAGACGGATGCCTTCTGCCGGCCCACTCCATTCCCCAGCCAGATGGACCCCTCGTGGATCCAACCCAGCGGTGCCTGGTCTGGACCTGTTTACCCCAGGAGCCTGCCCTCCTGCCCAAACCCGCCAGACTACCCCCAGTACCCAGGAGAGAGCTGCTACTCACAGGGGAAATCCCTGTCCCTGCCTGGGCACTACAGTACCAGCAGCCTGGAGCAACCCCGCTCCCTGCACTCCAACCCCCCCTCAGGAGGCCTCTTCCACTCCCTTCCCCCCTACTACTGCCCCCCCCCTGGGGCGGCCTGCTGTGCCAAGTGCCCTGTAGGGGGCTTCATCATGGGCCCTGCGCCCCACCACGGCCCCCAGCCAGGCCCCAGATACCATCTCCCCTACACGCCCCCCT ATCCAGATAACTGCAGTCTTCCTGCTGCAGGCTACATTCAGAG CCCCAACCCGAAACCCAAGACCAACCCCTTCAGCGCACCCCTCTCTCTGGAGCAAA GAAGGGTGTTTGTGACCTATGAAGCCGACAGTGATAAACATGTGAACCAGATCATCAGATTTGTGGCGTTGCTGAGACACAATGGCTTTGACACACAT ATTGACATGTTTGAGCAGCACTTTCGGAGCATCAGTAAAATCGACTTCATGGAGCGGTACCTCAGTGAG AAGGAATACCTAATTATCATCATTATCAGCCCTAAGTACCATGAAACGGTGACAGCATCACCAGTTAGCCTGGACAATGACGAGAGGACCCTGAACACTGTCTATATTCACAAGCAG CTGCAGAATGAGTTCATACAGAATGGCAGTAAGAACTTCAGATTCATCCCCATCCTGTTTCCTGGAGCTAAGAAG TGCCATGTTCCAACGTGGCTCCAGAACACTCAGGTCTACAGCTGGCCTCGGGATAGAGATGATGTCCTACGTCGCCTGATGAGAGTAGAAAAGTACAACCCTCCTCCCATTGGCGAACTGCCCACCATTGTCTCCATCCCGATCTAA